In one Choloepus didactylus isolate mChoDid1 chromosome 1, mChoDid1.pri, whole genome shotgun sequence genomic region, the following are encoded:
- the LOC119539700 gene encoding protein Churchill-like, producing the protein MCGDCVEKEYPNRGNTCLENGSFLLNFTGCAVCNKRDFMLITNKSLKEEDGEEIVTYDHLCKNCHHVIARHEYTFSIMDEFQEYTMLCLLCGKAEDTVSILPDDPRQRTLLF; encoded by the coding sequence ATGTGTGGGGACTGTGTGGAGAAGGAATATCCCAATCGGGGTAATACCTGCTTGGAGAATGGATCTTTCTTACTGAACTTTACAGGCTGTGCAGTATGCAACAAGCGGGATTTTATGCTGATCACAAACAAATCCTTGAAAGAAGAAGATGGAGAAGAAATAGTTACCTATGATCATTTGTGTAAGAATTGTCATCATGTAATAGCCAGGCACGAGTACACATTCAGCATCATGGATGAATTTCAGGAATATACCATGCTGTGTCTGTTATGTGGCAAAGCCGAAGATACTGTCAGCATTCTCCCTGATGACCCCCGGCAGAGGACTCTGTTATTCTAA